The following are encoded together in the Blastocatellia bacterium genome:
- a CDS encoding amino acid transporter: protein MSITSLKKRFNFWLLEGIKDTTKKPDKEKAKAHEQASWWKVMCLTGVDYFSTLGYQPSIAFLAAGLLSPMATFIVVLVTLFGALPIYRRVAAESPHGQGSISILEAMLPRWKGKVLVLILLGFAATDFMITITLSAADATAHIIENPFVPHWLDHKVLVTLLLVTLLGAVFLKGFKEAINLAVFLVFAYLILNFVVISVGFYHIIKDLSVIASWKTAMFTTHGTSWNILGVSLLLFPKLALGLSGFETGVAVMPLVKGDLTDKAEKPEGRIRNTKNLLFAAAIIMSVFLISSSLVTTFLIPEKEFQPGGQANGRALAYLAYLYLGKAFGTVYDLSTISILWFAGASAMAGLLNLVPRYLPKYGMAPDWARASRPLVLFFTAVGFIITILFEADVDAQGGAYATGVLVLMFSAALAVTLIVWKNGWASRIKFLLITLVFGYTTILNVFERPEGIKIASFFIIVTLVTSLTSRALRSTELRTKKVFLDKTAQQFIKEASKIGEIRIIAHRPGGHTYNFKEKEAREIHNLFDDQLIFLEITPGDASEFTDEVLEINGVAEGKHRILRCESPAIPNAIAALLLHIRDNTRQQPHVYFGWTEGNPITYVLKYLAFGEGDTAPVTREVLRLAEPNPKRRPYVHVG, encoded by the coding sequence ATGTCAATCACATCATTAAAAAAACGCTTCAATTTTTGGCTATTAGAAGGCATAAAAGATACCACCAAAAAACCAGATAAAGAAAAAGCTAAAGCTCATGAACAAGCTAGCTGGTGGAAAGTAATGTGCTTAACTGGGGTAGATTACTTTTCTACGCTAGGCTATCAACCTAGTATTGCTTTTTTAGCCGCAGGACTACTATCACCTATGGCAACTTTTATTGTGGTGTTAGTAACTTTGTTTGGAGCATTGCCTATTTATAGACGTGTAGCAGCAGAAAGCCCTCACGGTCAAGGCAGTATCTCAATATTAGAAGCAATGTTGCCACGTTGGAAAGGTAAGGTTTTAGTTTTAATTCTACTTGGCTTTGCAGCAACAGATTTTATGATAACAATTACTTTGTCTGCTGCTGATGCTACGGCTCATATTATAGAAAATCCTTTTGTCCCTCATTGGTTAGACCATAAGGTTTTAGTTACACTTTTACTAGTAACATTATTAGGTGCTGTTTTCTTAAAAGGATTTAAGGAAGCTATTAATTTAGCCGTCTTTTTAGTATTTGCTTATCTAATACTTAACTTTGTTGTAATTTCAGTAGGCTTTTATCACATTATAAAAGATCTTAGTGTTATTGCTAGTTGGAAAACGGCTATGTTTACTACACATGGGACATCTTGGAATATATTGGGAGTGTCTTTGCTGCTTTTTCCTAAATTAGCATTAGGTTTATCAGGTTTTGAAACAGGTGTGGCTGTAATGCCTTTAGTAAAAGGTGATTTGACCGACAAAGCAGAAAAACCTGAAGGACGAATTAGAAACACAAAAAACTTGTTATTTGCAGCAGCAATAATTATGAGCGTGTTTCTAATTAGCAGCAGTTTAGTTACTACATTTTTAATTCCTGAAAAAGAATTTCAACCCGGTGGACAAGCTAATGGCCGTGCATTGGCTTATTTAGCTTATCTTTATCTAGGAAAAGCTTTTGGAACAGTTTATGACTTAAGCACTATTTCTATTTTGTGGTTTGCAGGTGCTTCAGCAATGGCAGGACTACTTAATTTAGTGCCAAGATATTTACCTAAATATGGAATGGCTCCTGATTGGGCTAGGGCTTCTCGACCACTAGTATTATTTTTTACCGCAGTAGGATTTATAATCACAATTTTATTTGAAGCTGATGTAGATGCTCAAGGCGGTGCTTATGCTACTGGTGTGCTAGTGCTAATGTTTTCTGCTGCTTTAGCGGTTACTTTAATTGTTTGGAAAAATGGGTGGGCAAGCCGAATTAAGTTTTTACTTATTACTTTAGTATTTGGTTATACAACTATACTTAATGTTTTTGAAAGGCCAGAAGGAATAAAAATAGCTTCATTTTTTATCATCGTTACTTTGGTTACTTCTTTAACATCTCGCGCTCTACGTTCTACAGAGTTAAGAACTAAAAAAGTATTTTTAGACAAAACGGCTCAACAGTTTATAAAAGAAGCTAGCAAAATTGGTGAAATACGAATTATTGCCCATAGACCAGGCGGTCACACATATAATTTTAAAGAAAAAGAAGCTAGAGAAATACATAATCTATTTGACGATCAATTAATATTTTTAGAGATAACACCAGGGGATGCTTCAGAATTTACAGATGAAGTTCTAGAAATTAATGGAGTTGCAGAAGGAAAACATCGGATTTTAAGATGTGAAAGTCCTGCTATACCTAATGCTATTGCTGCGTTACTTTTACATATTCGTGATAATACTCGCCAGCAACCGCATGTTTATTTTGGATGGACAGAAGGTAATCCTATTACTTATGTATTGAAATATTTAGCTTTTGGTGAAGGTGATACTGCTCCTGTTACTCGTGAAGTTTTAAGACTAGCTGAACCTAACCCAAAACGCCGTCCTTATGTTCATGTTGGGTAA
- a CDS encoding MATE family efflux transporter encodes MKNNLDNLNNINNLEVSLPNEPQTSLFRRFKQTLKEAISGSEQDFTEGSINRAIILLSVPMVLEMSMESLFGIVDVFFVARLGADAIATVGLTESILTLIFAIAMGLSMATTALVARRIGEKSPEAASIVAVQAIIIGIIVSLIIGISSILLTPKIFQLMGASAGVTATGTNYAKVMLGGNITIMLLFLINAIFRGAGDAAIAMRALVLANLCNIVLDPCLIFGLGPFPELGVTGAAIATTIGRAIGVGYQLLALFSKGRIQIRFEHLRIDFSIMRQLLSISLGGMFQYLVATASWLGLVRMVAIFGDAALAGYTVAIRIIIFAILPSWGMSNAAATLVGQNLGANRPERAEKSVWRTAVINMLFLGLVTVLFILFAEPLVRLFTSDAKVVLYGVDCLLYISYGYVFYAYGMVMVQAFNGAGDTLTPTIINLCCYWLLQIPLAYFLATRTSMGAQGVFIAITIAESLIAVVGIYVFRLGRWKTRKI; translated from the coding sequence ATGAAAAATAATTTAGATAACTTAAATAATATTAATAATCTTGAAGTATCTTTACCAAACGAGCCTCAAACTAGTTTGTTTAGACGATTTAAGCAAACCTTAAAAGAAGCAATCTCAGGCTCAGAACAAGATTTCACCGAAGGTAGCATCAACCGAGCAATTATCTTGCTATCTGTTCCAATGGTGCTAGAAATGTCAATGGAATCCCTTTTTGGAATTGTTGACGTTTTCTTTGTAGCACGGCTTGGTGCAGATGCTATTGCTACGGTAGGTCTTACAGAATCAATACTTACACTTATTTTTGCTATTGCTATGGGCTTAAGTATGGCAACTACAGCACTTGTTGCCCGACGAATTGGAGAAAAATCACCTGAAGCCGCTTCTATAGTAGCAGTTCAAGCAATTATTATTGGAATTATTGTTTCCTTAATAATTGGAATTTCTTCAATTCTACTAACACCAAAAATATTTCAATTAATGGGAGCATCTGCGGGTGTTACTGCTACAGGCACAAATTATGCAAAAGTAATGCTTGGCGGCAACATAACAATAATGCTTTTGTTTCTCATTAATGCAATTTTTCGTGGTGCTGGCGATGCTGCAATAGCGATGCGGGCATTGGTGCTTGCTAATTTATGTAACATAGTGCTTGACCCTTGTTTAATCTTTGGACTTGGGCCATTTCCAGAACTTGGTGTCACAGGTGCAGCCATAGCAACTACTATAGGTCGTGCAATAGGTGTTGGCTATCAACTTCTAGCTTTGTTTAGCAAAGGGCGTATACAAATAAGGTTTGAACATTTACGGATTGATTTTTCCATTATGCGTCAACTTTTAAGTATCTCTCTTGGTGGTATGTTCCAATATCTAGTTGCAACAGCTAGTTGGCTAGGTCTAGTTAGGATGGTTGCAATTTTTGGCGATGCTGCACTAGCTGGTTATACTGTAGCAATTCGTATAATTATTTTTGCTATTCTACCTTCTTGGGGAATGAGCAATGCAGCAGCAACATTAGTAGGCCAAAACCTAGGTGCTAACCGCCCTGAAAGAGCAGAAAAGTCTGTTTGGCGTACAGCCGTGATTAATATGCTTTTTCTAGGTCTTGTCACAGTGCTATTTATTTTATTTGCTGAACCTCTAGTACGTCTTTTTACTAGTGATGCTAAAGTAGTTCTTTATGGTGTAGATTGCCTTCTTTACATAAGCTATGGTTATGTATTTTATGCCTATGGAATGGTAATGGTACAAGCCTTTAATGGTGCAGGAGATACACTTACACCGACAATTATAAATTTATGTTGTTACTGGCTTTTACAAATTCCTTTAGCATATTTCCTAGCAACCAGAACTAGCATGGGCGCACAAGGTGTTTTTATTGCGATAACAATTGCTGAATCTCTAATTGCTGTAGTTGGAATTTATGTATTTCGTTTAGGTCGCTGGAAAACGCGTAAAATCTAA
- a CDS encoding ThiF family adenylyltransferase, which translates to MSVLDRYSRQTLFEGIKKAGQEKLLNSHAVIIGCGALGTMQLEMLARAGVKRLRAIDRDFVEFSNLHRQIMFDEIAAKTHLPKAIAACERIAQINSDIEAESIVADVNHTNIEKFIADADIVLDGTDNFETRFLINDACIKHNKPWIYGAAVSSYGLTMAVLPGQTPCLRCVFENAPPPGSSPTCDTAGVILPIIAVIAAYQTTEALKILTGNLENLHKGLIQIDLWQNTYSKINVQSLLERADCRACQHKQFDFLVAENRQLMTTLCGRNAVQIVPSQITKLDLISIAEKLKSCGEVNVNKFLLRVKLENYEMTVFSDARSIIHGTKDESIARGLYAKYIGV; encoded by the coding sequence ATGTCTGTTTTAGATCGCTACTCACGTCAAACACTTTTTGAAGGTATTAAAAAAGCTGGACAAGAAAAATTACTTAATAGTCATGCTGTAATTATTGGTTGTGGTGCATTAGGAACAATGCAGCTAGAAATGCTTGCTCGTGCTGGGGTAAAGCGACTTCGCGCAATTGACCGGGATTTTGTAGAGTTTTCTAACCTTCATAGACAAATAATGTTTGATGAAATCGCAGCTAAAACCCACTTGCCAAAAGCTATTGCGGCTTGTGAGAGAATCGCACAAATTAACTCAGATATAGAAGCAGAAAGCATTGTAGCCGATGTTAATCACACCAATATTGAAAAATTTATTGCTGATGCTGATATTGTTTTAGATGGAACAGATAATTTTGAGACAAGATTTTTAATTAATGATGCCTGTATAAAGCATAATAAACCTTGGATTTATGGCGCGGCAGTTAGCTCTTATGGGCTAACAATGGCTGTTTTGCCGGGTCAAACACCTTGCCTACGTTGTGTTTTTGAAAACGCCCCGCCTCCGGGCAGTTCCCCAACTTGTGACACAGCAGGCGTAATTTTACCAATTATTGCCGTAATTGCTGCTTATCAGACTACAGAAGCATTAAAAATTCTAACTGGCAATTTAGAAAATTTACATAAAGGATTGATTCAAATAGACCTTTGGCAAAATACTTATAGCAAAATAAACGTTCAAAGCCTGCTAGAGCGTGCCGATTGTCGAGCGTGTCAACATAAACAATTTGATTTTTTAGTGGCTGAAAATCGCCAGTTGATGACCACACTTTGCGGGCGTAATGCTGTCCAAATTGTTCCATCACAAATAACTAAGTTAGATTTGATTTCAATAGCTGAAAAGTTAAAAAGTTGCGGTGAGGTAAATGTAAATAAGTTCTTATTGCGTGTTAAGCTAGAAAACTATGAAATGACCGTGTTTTCTGATGCTCGTAGCATTATTCATGGCACAAAAGACGAATCCATTGCACGCGGTCTTTATGCTAAATATATTGGTGTGTAA
- a CDS encoding tetratricopeptide repeat protein yields the protein MSEQNISPMESQVKELCQKRQYAQALALTNEWYISAVKEFGEEHLEVATALNYIAVLHQTLGKHLEAEPFFKKYLDLRIKLLGEKDPGVIVGLDNFALYYQTIGKFKEAEALRKKAISLHKSDGEETLELSKHLNNLASLYNQLGKHKDAIKLMKQALAIDTKILGDKHANIAIGLNNIASLYISIKDYKTAEEYCKKALDKALDVFGDEHPNLAISLNTLGILYRNIGRFQDAEPLYKRALEINTKLLGSEHPNVVTTLNNLATLYGNMKKYDQAITIMKKVLELDLKQYGKKHPNTKLSVTGMIELYNAMGKPDEAQKVLQQFKQL from the coding sequence ATGTCTGAGCAAAATATATCCCCAATGGAGTCACAAGTAAAAGAGCTTTGTCAAAAACGCCAATACGCCCAAGCATTAGCTCTAACTAATGAATGGTACATTTCTGCTGTCAAAGAATTTGGGGAAGAACATTTAGAAGTTGCAACTGCATTAAATTATATTGCTGTGCTTCATCAAACATTAGGTAAACATTTAGAAGCTGAACCTTTTTTTAAAAAATACCTAGACCTTAGAATCAAACTTCTTGGAGAAAAAGACCCTGGTGTCATTGTAGGTTTAGATAACTTTGCTCTCTACTATCAAACTATTGGTAAATTTAAAGAAGCAGAAGCCCTACGTAAAAAAGCTATATCACTTCATAAATCTGATGGTGAGGAAACTCTAGAACTATCCAAACACTTAAATAATCTAGCTTCTCTTTATAATCAATTAGGAAAGCATAAAGATGCCATAAAATTAATGAAACAAGCCTTAGCTATTGATACAAAAATACTAGGCGATAAACATGCAAATATTGCTATTGGACTTAATAATATAGCTTCTCTTTATATATCAATAAAAGATTATAAAACAGCAGAAGAATATTGCAAAAAAGCTCTTGATAAAGCTCTTGATGTTTTTGGGGATGAGCATCCCAATCTAGCAATTTCTCTTAATACTTTAGGGATTCTTTATCGTAACATTGGACGGTTTCAAGATGCCGAGCCTCTTTATAAAAGAGCCTTAGAAATTAACACCAAGCTTTTAGGCTCAGAACACCCTAACGTCGTTACCACATTAAATAATTTGGCTACTCTTTATGGAAATATGAAAAAATATGACCAAGCAATAACAATAATGAAAAAAGTGTTAGAACTTGACCTTAAACAATATGGTAAAAAACACCCAAATACAAAACTTAGTGTAACTGGTATGATAGAGCTTTATAACGCAATGGGAAAACCAGATGAAGCTCAAAAAGTTTTACAGCAATTTAAACAATTATAA
- a CDS encoding DUF1778 domain-containing protein, translated as MLNPSKQRNNKLQIRVDKLTKEKIEQAASYSNKTISDFVLENVVPVAEKVIEEHITIKVSNRDWDKLMAQLENPPEANEALKQAAKRYKAIVK; from the coding sequence ATGCTAAACCCTTCTAAACAAAGAAATAATAAATTACAAATACGTGTAGACAAATTAACAAAAGAAAAAATAGAACAAGCTGCTAGCTACTCTAACAAAACAATTAGCGATTTTGTTTTAGAAAACGTAGTCCCAGTGGCTGAAAAAGTAATAGAAGAACACATAACCATAAAAGTTTCAAATAGAGATTGGGACAAACTGATGGCTCAATTAGAAAATCCTCCTGAAGCAAATGAAGCATTAAAGCAAGCTGCAAAACGTTATAAGGCTATAGTTAAATAA
- a CDS encoding aminotransferase class V-fold PLP-dependent enzyme gives MTIYLDNAATSYPKPPLVYQRMIESLQLSGANPGRSAHRMARAAQQIIEDTRLKLAKLIKAQSLEQIIFTFNATDALNIAIKGVLSTGDHAISTTLEHNSVLRPLQNLAQKDILLSLVGFDSQGFVSPQEIEKQIRPETKLIAVTAASNVLGTLQPIAEIGDIAKRHNLLFLVDAAQALGVIAIDVQQMQIDLLAASGHKSLLGPPGTGLFYLSNRAKVKSWREGGTGGDSLSPLQPVELPFQLEAGTHNLAGIAGLGAALDFLAQESIEKIRCHELSLLEYLLNSIQEIDEVKIYGSNDLTRRVGVLSFAVASYRSDEVAAILDQHFDIAVRGGLHCAPLVHKTLGTSPDGLVRVSIGAFNTLEEIKLFITAIKEIVVG, from the coding sequence ATGACTATTTATTTAGATAACGCTGCAACAAGCTACCCTAAACCGCCATTGGTTTATCAACGAATGATAGAAAGCCTTCAGCTTTCAGGAGCAAATCCGGGCCGCTCCGCCCATCGTATGGCTAGAGCCGCCCAACAAATTATTGAAGATACTCGTCTAAAATTAGCTAAATTGATTAAAGCTCAAAGTTTAGAACAAATTATCTTTACTTTTAATGCTACTGACGCGCTAAACATTGCAATCAAAGGTGTTTTATCAACAGGGGATCACGCGATTTCTACCACTTTAGAACATAATTCCGTTCTAAGACCACTACAAAATTTAGCCCAAAAAGACATCTTGCTTTCCCTAGTCGGTTTTGACTCGCAAGGTTTTGTTAGCCCACAAGAAATTGAAAAACAAATCCGGCCAGAAACCAAGCTAATAGCTGTTACAGCCGCCTCTAATGTTTTAGGAACACTTCAACCTATTGCTGAAATTGGAGATATAGCTAAACGCCATAATTTACTTTTTCTAGTAGACGCAGCCCAAGCCCTAGGAGTTATTGCAATAGATGTTCAGCAAATGCAGATAGATTTACTTGCTGCTAGTGGTCATAAAAGCCTGCTTGGGCCTCCCGGCACAGGATTATTTTACTTAAGCAATCGCGCCAAGGTAAAAAGCTGGCGGGAAGGTGGAACGGGTGGAGACTCGCTTTCACCCTTGCAACCTGTAGAACTTCCCTTTCAACTTGAAGCAGGAACACATAATTTAGCTGGAATTGCTGGTTTAGGTGCAGCCCTAGACTTTTTAGCCCAAGAAAGTATTGAAAAAATTAGGTGTCATGAGCTTTCTTTGCTTGAGTATTTGTTAAATTCTATTCAAGAAATTGATGAAGTAAAAATTTATGGGTCAAATGATTTAACTCGCCGTGTTGGAGTTCTGTCTTTTGCTGTTGCTAGCTATCGTTCAGACGAGGTAGCCGCAATTTTAGACCAACATTTTGATATTGCTGTACGTGGAGGCTTACATTGCGCTCCATTAGTACATAAAACTTTAGGAACTAGTCCTGATGGTTTAGTACGTGTCAGCATCGGAGCATTTAACACTTTAGAAGAAATAAAGTTATTTATTACAGCAATTAAAGAAATTGTTGTAGGTTAG
- a CDS encoding 4Fe-4S dicluster domain-containing protein, with the protein MLKTALDQEADKLLACVHCGLCLPTCPTYRVLGNENDSPRGRLYLMRAVAEEKIDISPTYHKHLDQCVGCRACETVCPSGVNFGHLLETARAEMVETKPEKLTLWTRIKNFFLGLVLKQVFTRKWLLELVWKTLKLLQQSGLTTLLLKSGLFKYLPAIEFALALLNKAESQLPAARKLLNLPPSQINEISDSEFVASYQVAQFTGCIMEGLFTETNRATTRVLTRNSCFVEIPKQQVCCGALHAHSGFHKTAIMLAKANIDSFMPVGSQNSFPIIVNAAGCGAMMKDYGRLLANDPEYAERAQAFSQRVKDVSEFLSTIDLHTGQPIKAKVTYDAPCHLHHGQAVRQQPIDLLRKIPGAEFVPLVGAETCCGSGGIYNLTHPTMAQALLKEKIENILQTQADFLVTGNPGCAMHIGAGLQLAGEQTLVLHPIELLDLF; encoded by the coding sequence ATGTTAAAAACAGCCTTAGACCAAGAAGCTGATAAATTACTTGCCTGTGTTCATTGTGGGTTATGTTTGCCTACTTGCCCTACGTATCGAGTTTTAGGTAATGAAAACGACTCGCCACGAGGCAGGCTTTATTTAATGCGAGCCGTAGCTGAAGAAAAAATAGACATTTCCCCTACTTATCATAAACATTTAGACCAATGTGTAGGCTGTCGTGCTTGTGAAACGGTTTGTCCATCGGGCGTTAATTTTGGTCATTTGCTAGAAACTGCACGTGCTGAAATGGTGGAAACAAAACCAGAAAAACTAACTCTTTGGACAAGAATAAAAAATTTCTTTCTTGGTCTAGTCTTAAAACAAGTTTTTACCCGCAAATGGTTGTTAGAACTAGTCTGGAAAACATTAAAGCTGCTCCAACAAAGCGGACTAACTACACTGCTGCTAAAATCAGGATTATTTAAGTATTTGCCAGCAATAGAGTTTGCTCTAGCACTTCTTAACAAAGCAGAAAGTCAGTTACCTGCTGCTAGAAAATTATTAAATCTTCCACCTTCACAAATTAATGAAATTAGTGATAGCGAATTTGTTGCTAGCTACCAAGTAGCACAATTTACAGGCTGCATAATGGAAGGGCTGTTTACTGAAACTAACCGAGCAACTACCAGAGTTTTAACTAGAAATAGCTGTTTTGTAGAAATACCGAAGCAACAAGTTTGTTGTGGTGCTTTACATGCTCATTCAGGCTTTCATAAAACTGCAATAATGCTAGCAAAAGCTAATATTGATAGTTTTATGCCTGTTGGGAGTCAAAATAGTTTTCCAATTATTGTTAATGCTGCTGGTTGTGGGGCAATGATGAAAGATTATGGGCGGCTACTTGCAAATGATCCAGAATATGCTGAACGCGCCCAAGCCTTTAGCCAAAGGGTTAAAGATGTCAGTGAGTTTTTATCTACCATTGATTTACATACAGGCCAGCCAATTAAAGCAAAAGTTACTTATGATGCACCTTGTCATCTTCATCACGGGCAAGCTGTCCGACAACAGCCTATAGATTTACTTCGTAAAATTCCTGGTGCTGAATTTGTGCCGTTAGTTGGAGCAGAAACTTGTTGTGGTAGCGGTGGAATTTACAACCTTACACATCCGACGATGGCCCAAGCTTTGCTAAAAGAAAAAATAGAAAATATCCTACAAACCCAAGCAGATTTTTTAGTTACAGGTAATCCTGGCTGTGCAATGCACATTGGCGCAGGGCTTCAACTAGCTGGCGAGCAAACGCTTGTCTTACACCCAATTGAGTTACTAGATCTGTTTTAG
- a CDS encoding C-GCAxxG-C-C family protein produces the protein MQCSELAKSLYLSKKSNSASSILQSLNEHKLINCSAEVLQATTGFERGLGIEETCSCLVAAAMAASLAKAKTDGKEAVQKISSQIAEDFRQEYQTTKCSELTAQFPDFSSEERKNNCSKIVEFVTRKTVDLLTKQEIESGDFSLTRFIEYLSKLPQTEFTAENIFQLMQKVTIDEKEITKCLNFSSESYARNLFYKDSRFEVLIMCWGKDQKSPIHDHFESFSVEKIFSGKIINTNYQLLDPQTDEIKETDSQTLDIGEVIFSNPGAIHKIEPANDLPAVSIHLYSPPLKQMKFFNLEEKTSYWAKLRYLYIYQPEAWHSLSSCSL, from the coding sequence ATGCAATGTTCTGAATTAGCTAAAAGTCTATATTTATCAAAAAAATCTAATTCTGCTAGCAGCATTTTACAAAGCCTTAATGAACATAAATTAATTAACTGCTCTGCGGAAGTTTTACAAGCAACAACAGGTTTTGAAAGAGGTTTGGGAATTGAAGAAACTTGTTCTTGTCTAGTAGCAGCAGCAATGGCAGCAAGCTTAGCTAAAGCTAAGACTGATGGCAAGGAAGCAGTTCAAAAAATTTCATCCCAAATTGCAGAAGATTTTCGCCAAGAATATCAAACTACTAAATGTAGCGAACTAACTGCACAATTTCCTGATTTTTCCTCTGAAGAACGAAAAAATAATTGTTCAAAAATAGTAGAATTTGTGACTAGAAAAACCGTTGATTTGCTAACCAAACAAGAAATTGAAAGCGGCGATTTTAGCTTAACAAGATTTATAGAATACCTTTCAAAACTCCCTCAAACAGAATTTACAGCAGAAAATATTTTTCAATTAATGCAAAAAGTTACTATTGATGAAAAAGAAATTACTAAATGTCTTAACTTTTCTTCAGAAAGCTATGCTCGTAATTTATTTTATAAAGATAGCCGCTTTGAAGTTTTAATAATGTGTTGGGGAAAAGATCAAAAAAGCCCTATCCATGATCACTTTGAATCTTTTAGCGTAGAAAAAATCTTTTCTGGCAAAATCATTAACACAAATTACCAACTCTTAGACCCGCAAACAGACGAAATCAAAGAAACAGATTCACAAACTTTAGATATTGGAGAAGTAATTTTTAGCAATCCTGGTGCTATTCATAAAATTGAGCCAGCCAATGATTTACCTGCCGTTTCCATCCATCTTTATTCACCTCCCTTAAAACAAATGAAGTTTTTTAACTTGGAAGAAAAAACATCTTACTGGGCTAAGTTGCGCTATCTTTATATATACCAACCTGAAGCATGGCATTCTTTATCATCTTGTAGCTTGTAA
- a CDS encoding N-6 DNA methylase, protein QSIVRCVKPDPRVHKDFSICDPACGTGGFLVAAYEWLIELTKGGALERETARRIKNNTYFGQELVARPRRLALMNLYLHGIESKIEFGDTIEQPASSKRFDIILTNPPFGTKGANQAPKREDFTISTSNKQLNFLQHILTVLKPGGRAAVVLPDNCLFEGKAGEVFEILMQDCNVHTVLRLPRGTFTPYSQGVKANVIFLQKGLATEKVWIFDGRSNVAGITKKDRPLSPEHFAEFEQCYGADPNGNSKRTDTGLEGRFRCFSIDEVKERDYKLDITWLKDESLEDADELPEPQDLATEAITELEAVVDDLKEIIILLKEG, encoded by the coding sequence TCAATCAATTGTTAGGTGTGTCAAGCCTGATCCACGTGTTCATAAGGATTTTAGCATTTGCGATCCTGCTTGTGGGACAGGTGGTTTTCTAGTTGCAGCCTATGAATGGTTGATTGAACTAACCAAAGGCGGCGCGTTAGAGCGTGAAACAGCGCGACGAATTAAAAATAACACTTATTTTGGACAAGAATTAGTAGCCCGTCCACGTCGGCTAGCTTTGATGAATCTTTATTTACACGGAATTGAGTCTAAAATTGAGTTTGGCGACACAATAGAACAACCTGCGTCTAGTAAACGCTTTGACATAATTTTGACTAATCCGCCATTTGGTACAAAGGGAGCAAATCAGGCCCCAAAGCGTGAAGATTTTACAATCAGCACATCAAACAAACAGCTTAATTTTCTACAACATATTTTGACAGTATTAAAACCAGGTGGACGTGCTGCGGTGGTGTTGCCGGACAATTGTTTATTTGAAGGCAAGGCAGGTGAAGTTTTTGAGATTTTAATGCAGGATTGCAATGTCCATACGGTTTTGCGCTTGCCACGTGGGACATTTACGCCTTATAGCCAAGGTGTTAAAGCTAATGTGATATTTTTGCAAAAAGGATTAGCTACAGAAAAAGTCTGGATTTTTGATGGGCGTTCCAATGTTGCAGGAATTACTAAAAAAGACCGACCATTATCACCAGAGCATTTTGCAGAATTTGAGCAATGCTATGGTGCAGACCCAAACGGCAACAGCAAGCGCACGGACACAGGTTTAGAGGGGCGTTTCCGTTGTTTTAGCATTGATGAAGTAAAAGAGCGAGATTATAAGCTAGACATCACTTGGCTTAAGGATGAGTCCTTAGAGGATGCTGACGAGTTACCCGAACCCCAAGACCTAGCTACAGAAGCAATCACAGAGTTAGAAGCGGTTGTGGATGATTTAAAGGAAATAATTATTTTATTAAAGGAAGGATGA
- a CDS encoding restriction endonuclease subunit S, with the protein MVKPHRRTNLNQTILKSILFPLPPLAEQQEIVRRVESLFKLADQLEGRYQKAKSYVDKLTQSILAKAFRGELVAQDPNDEPASVLLERIKQEKEAATTEKSRKVSVKRKVENKKESKEIIVENKAHINDKFVEIVKENKSSNFNKMVADIEKLGEQMTLPFIGED; encoded by the coding sequence ATGGTCAAGCCACACAGGAGGACAAATCTTAACCAAACTATCTTAAAATCAATATTATTTCCTCTTCCCCCTCTAGCAGAACAACAAGAAATTGTTCGGCGGGTTGAGTCGCTCTTTAAGCTTGCTGATCAGCTAGAAGGCCGCTACCAAAAGGCTAAATCGTATGTTGATAAGTTGACTCAATCAATACTAGCTAAAGCTTTTCGCGGTGAACTTGTAGCCCAAGACCCAAATGATGAACCTGCAAGCGTGTTGCTAGAGAGAATCAAACAGGAAAAAGAAGCGGCTACAACAGAAAAATCACGTAAGGTTAGCGTAAAGAGAAAAGTAGAAAATAAAAAAGAATCAAAAGAAATAATTGTAGAAAATAAAGCGCATATAAATGATAAATTTGTTGAAATTGTTAAAGAAAACAAGAGCAGTAATTTTAATAAAATGGTGGCGGATATAGAAAAACTTGGCGAACAAATGACGTTGCCGTTTATAGGGGAAGATTGA